Genomic DNA from Trichoderma asperellum chromosome 5, complete sequence:
GCTTTACGGGCTTTGCATGCTATAACAAGCTTTCTGGGCTGCTGCATGTTAGAAGATTTGTTCCAGTATTGAGATTATAATCGAGTGGCACGGCTGAGCGCTCGAGACGAATgtcagctgctgctacaggCGCCTCTCGGTGCTGCTCTACAGTGCAGAGCGAGCTTCAAGGTGCGAAATGGTACGGGCGGCGTGATCTTTTGTGCGGCTGAAGCTGCCTAGAGGTAGATGTTCGATGCCGAGTAGATGGACGCTGTCCCATCTTCGTCTGAAGCATCTTAGCTGGATTCCTTTCCTTGTATGCTTTTATTTGCTTGCTACAGACTAACTTCTATGTGCACATGAACGCCAGTGGACAGTCATTAGTATGCAGCCTTGCCACACAACAGATCCCTCTTCTACAGGTTTCAAGTGAGCATCACCACTACGCGTCTTCTCACGCGTCTGATTCCAACATATTCCATCACCTCCAATAGCATGTGTCGTCTGTGCCAGTAGCAGCATCCCATAGATCCTCCACGCAGTCCGCTGCTCTCCtcgctctttctctccctcagcCAGCTTCCTTCCTCACGCCAGTCCACCAGGGACCAACCGCAATgaaagaaataaacaaaagcTTCCATCCAAAACCAGAGGAAATCGTAGGGTTCCAAAAATTCCCTGGCCGGGACGAACCCAGCCAGGAGTGGTCAGTGTATAGTTTTCAACTAGCAAAATTCCTCTCTCAGCTTATCGCTTCACGGAGAAGGAAAACGCCCGTGCACTTGGATGGGGaaggaaaggagagaaaagagggttGAAAATGTGGGAGGGCAGACGAGATTTTATAGTGGCAGAGTGGGGCCAGGAAGCGGGTATTACATAAGCCGGCGTCTGCTGCGTTTGTTGTTAGTGCTGGCAGGCAGCGAGACGCTAGCAGCAGGCAGCGGCCCAGCCGCAATTAGGTAGCTGCACCACCAGCAAGAGTCTATGAGAGCACTTTGTTTTGAGCAGCGCAATTCAAGAGTTATGGGATtgtgagaagaaaataagaagcaGCACAAGACTCTGCTGAGATTGATTGTCTGCACTCTGCAACTTGATACGCTTGCACCTGGTCCCTGGTTGTAGTACCTAGCTATGTATAAAATCgcttgtatatatataatgccCCATGTCCATGAGCTGTGGCTAGGACGAGCTAAAATTCGAGTTGCTTTCAACAGAGGACGCCCGTGATAACCAAATATGCTGAGAAAACAGTCAATGGCCTGATGATATGAATGTTGATGAGGCTCCTTTCCGTGCTTGAAATTTTTACAATTAATTCTCCTCCATTGATTAAAATCTCCCATATCGGCTGCACTTTGACTCATACCCATTACTACTAGGGAGATATGGAGCAGCACGGCAGCAGTTGGCTGCTCCAATATAGCTCAGAGGCTAAAAACTCTCTCTCAGCCTACAAGCTTTCCATTGATACACCACCAAGCTTGCAAGTCATACATtgactttaaaaaaataaaataaaaaatgctcAAATTCAAACGTGCTTATTCCACCGGCTTCGCCAATGCCATCCCGCCCGCCAAGCTGAAATACGTGCCCACGTCCGGCACGTATCCCAAGGGCTTCCTCGCCTCGGGCGTCTTCGTCGGCGTCAAGCCCGGCAACACCAGCAAGCCGGATCTCGCCCTTGTCACGTCCGACAGACCGGCCTCAGCAGCCGCCGTCTTCACCAAGAACAAGTTCCAGGCGGCGCCGGTGACGTTTAGCCGCAGGATTCTCCAGAGCAAGGCCAATGCCGGGCTGCGCAGCGTCATTGTCAACTCGGGCAATGCAAATGCCGTGACCGGTGTCGGAGGGCTGGAGGATGCGGCGAGCATGGCGAGAACGACGGACCAGAGGGTTGGCAGCGACGATTCGACGCTGGTGATGAGCACGGGCGTGATTGGACAGAGGTTGGTGACGCGGTTTTTGAAGACAAAGGATTTTGTCATAAACTGACTGTATGCATTTGTAGACTGCCTATTCAGAAGATTGTGGACCATATCCCCATGGCCTATCACCATGCTGGAGAGTCTCACAGGCACTGGCTGGACTGTGCCAAGGCCATCTGCACCACCGACACCTTTCCCAAGCTCATGTCCAGGTCCTTTGAGCTGCCTTCGTCTCCTGGAGTCGAGTACCGCATTGCGGGCATGACCAAAGGTGCCGGCATGATGGCCCCCAACCTGGCTACCATGCTCACCATCTTGGCTACCGATGCACCCATTGCGCCTAGTCTAATGAACCCTCTGCTCAAGTACTCGGTGGATCGCTCATTCAATGCTCTTACCATTGACGGCGACACCTCTACCAACGATACCGTGGCTCTTCTTGCcaatggcgctgctggcggcaAGGAGATTTCGTCTGAGCAGTCTGCCGACTACGAGGCCTTCAAGGAGCTCCTGACTGACTTTTCCGCCGAGCTGGCCAAGTACCTCGTCCGTGATGGCGAGGGAGCCACCAAGTTCGTCACGATCCGCGTTGTGGATGGTGCTTCCGAAGAGGCCTCTCGAGAAATTGCCCGAGCCATTGCCCGCTCCCCTCTCGTCAAGACGGCTCTGTACGGCAAGGATGCCAACTGGGGCCGTATCCTGTGTGCTGCGGGCTACGCACTCATTTCTCCTCCTGGCCAGCCTGTTAATGATGTCCCTGAGATTATCCCTGAGCGGACGAGCGTGTCCTTCGTCCCTACCGACGGCTCGgctgagctgaagctgctggtgaATGGTGAGCCAGAGAATGTTGATGAGCAAAGGGCGAGTGAGATTCTCGAGATGGAAGACTTGGAGATTCTGGTAAGGCTGGGTACGGGTGATAAGAGCATTGTCCACTGGACTTGTGATTTCAGTCACGATTATGTTACGATTAATGGAGACTACCGGACGTAGGCATGTAAAAATAGGGCGAATAATAAGTAATTTTGTGTTATTGTTTCATTTTGTTTggtgaatgaatgaatgctACGGCTTGTCACAGCTACCTATTCATTCAATTTCTATTCCAAAGCTTTTCCCATATGGTTTACCGTCAAATTTCCCAAGACACTCGCACCGCAATAGCGGAACATTCACATATCCAAAAAAGTGATCAAACTCCAAACTCCCTCTATCTATGTCAAcccttttacttttcttcttcttctatatcTCCTCTTTTAAGCGCTCAAAGTGCCCTTGGTGCTGGGAACCTCTCCCTCTCGGCCCTGAACCCTGGTAGTAGCCATGCGAATAGCCACGGCCAGCGCCTTGAAGGCACTCTCAGCCCTGTGGTGGTCGTTGTCGCCCCGCAGGCAGTCGACGTGCAGGGTGATGCGGGCGGCCTGGGCAAAGCTCTGCAGGCAGTGGGGGATCATCTCGCAGCTGAGCTGGCCGAGGTACTCGCGCTTGAGGCCCAGGTCGACGACGGTGTACGGGCGGTTGGAGAGATCGACGACGGCGCGGGAGAGGGCCTCGTCGAGAGGGGCGTAGGCATAGCCGAAGCGGGCGACGCCGGTGAGGGCACCGAGGGCCTTGGCAAAGGTGGCGCCGACGGCGATGCAGCAGTCCTCGGCAGTGTGGTGGTCGTCAACTggacgagaagagaaaaagagtcaGCAGAGCAGCCCATGCAAATCATTGATTGGTATAGTATATGTCATGACGCACTATGGAGATCGCCCTTGCAGTTCAGCGCCATGCTCCAGCCGGCGTGCTTGGCCAGCGCATGGAGCATGTGGTCCAGGAAGCCAATGCCGGTGTTGATGGAAATCACCTGCGACTTGCTGGTCTGCGAGGCGTGAGCGCTGGTGGCCTCGAGCAGGCGAGGGTCGGCATCTTGGGGGAGCTCGCCGCCGTCGATGCTGAGGGCGATTTGGATCGAGGTCTCGTTGGTGTCGCGGGACAGGGCCGCAGCACGGACGGGGAGGGGAGAAGCCATTGTTTGCGAGATTGACTGCGGTCGTTTGATTTCTTTAatcttgttttgttttggaaGAGAATTGGCTACCTTTTTATCTTCCAATGGGAGTCGTGCTAATGCTAAGGCTAAGTCATTTGCTTAGAGGCAGAAAGATTTGTCTCGCTCCTGTATCGGAGTTCGGGGTTGgtgggattttttttcttcttccctctttttgCCTCTAGTGGTCTCCAAGGTAGGCAGATTGTTTACAGTGGTGGCATTAGCACTAATTTGTTGCCCTGGAAATGGCATACAGTGGGCAGGGTCTCGCTGAACTCGCTGCATGGAGGGGTCCAATGCACTGAAGCTACCCCGCTATTTGCTCTATCCACCCCTGCAATGCAGCTGTAGATGGTCTGTGGTGCTACGGACGCGGATCGCGGCAGATTCCAGGTTGGAGCTTTCGCGTCAACATCGAGATTTGGATAGTCGATATCGCTACCTTATCCGCCAAACATCCCGCCATGCCACCCTGCTGAATCCTCACCCTATActggtttcttttccctctttctcttcttctttgctttcgTATTTGATTCTTTTTGGGACCCGTCCTCCTCATGCAACGTTCCGATCGATGctagaagatggagaagttTCTGAGGGATTGGAGACAGGATGCCCTCAACAAAGCGCAATATGAGTCGGCCATCTTTATTGGAGACAAGCTGCTGGCTTTAACTCGTCCGTGGCAAACACAACGCTCTTTTACTTTGGCTGGGATGCCTGGACTAATACGTGAAATTACCGATTCGCAGATGACGACAACGATGCCTTCTGGCTAGCCCAAGTTCATTTTGCGACCGGAAACTACACGCGAGCCCAAGCGTTCCTCTCCAAACAAGACCTCATCAGCCGCAACCCAGCCTGCCGTTATCTCGCTGGCCACTGCCTGATCAAACAGTCACGATTCGAAGAAGCTTTAGCTGTCCTTGGAGAGCGCAATCCGACACACCTGATATCCAATGGCCCGAGTAATAAGCGGAAAGCTTCAGCCCAGCCTCGAGGCGGACGCAGACGAGACGACGATGCGGGGGACGAAGAGGCAGCAACCCGACGATTCGAGGCGGCTATGTGCTTCCTCCGGGGCATTTGCTATGCGAAGCAAAACGCCTTTGACAGAGCCAAGGAATGTTACAAGGACGCCGTGAGGATTGATGTGCAATGCTTCGAAGCCTTCCAGCAGTTGATGAAGAATTCGCTTCTGTCGCCGGACGAAGAGTGGCAATTCCTTGACAGCCTAGATTTTGACTCAATACATCTATCGGGAGACCCCAAGTCTTCCCAGGAGGCGGCCGAATTCACAAAGATGCTCTACACGACACGACTGTCCAAATACAGGAATCCCGCTGCATTCGACACGGCATACGACTCGCTGTCAACGCACTATCAGCTGGCCGCTAATCCTGACCTGCAGCTTGCTCGAGCCGACTTGTTATATACACAATGCCGATACCGAGATGCCCTGACCATTACCAATGCCATCCtagaagaagacaaatacAACTTCGCCATATACCCCGTGCACTTGGCGTGTCTATACGAgctcaagatgaagaatctgTTATTCCTGATAGCCCACGATCTGGCAGATAGCCACCCTGAGGAGCCGTGTACATGGTTGGCGGTGGGCATTTACTACTTTAGCATCAAGAAGATTGCAGAAGCCAGGCGGTATTTTAGCAAAGCGAGCATGATGGACGCACATTTTGGCCCGGCCTGGATCGGGTTTGCACACACGTTTGCCGAGGAAGGAGAGCACGATCAGGCCATTTCAGCCTACTCGACCGCGGCACGCCTCTTCATGGGCACTCATCTACCGCAGATCTTCCTCGGCATGCAAAACCATGCTTTGAACAATATGACAATTGCTGAAGAGTTTTTAAAGACTGCCTACGGGCTGTGCAAGTCAGATCCGCTGCTTCTGAACGAGATGGGCATCGTCAAGTATCATCAGGACAAGCCAAAAGAGGCCATCCAGTACTTTACAGCTGCCCTCAAGGTGGCCGACGAAAATGATAGTGAGCCATCAGCATGGCTTGCGGCGAGGACAAATTTGGGCCATGCATTTCGCCGACTGCGTCATTTCAACCGTGCGCTGGCAGAATTCGACGAAGTATTACGGGCAGGCGGGAAGGATGCCGCCATTTTTAGTGCCAAGGGTCTTATTTTGATGGAACAGAACAGGCCACAGGAGGCTGTTGTTGTCCTCCATGAGGCCCTGGCCATCCACCCCCAAGACAGTATCGCAACAGAGCTCTTGAACAAGGCGTTGGAAGAGACGGCTTTGGTGGATGGCGCTGCAGAGGACGAAGCTGAAGACTTGGCGGATTTCGAGCAACACCTGGAAAGGAGGAAACTTGAAGCGTCGCACAAAGTCAATGGCAAAAGGACAGGCCGCGGAACAATGGACAAGGGGAAAGGCAGGCTCGGCAGACGGCGGACAATGTtgattgatgatgaggaagaacgGGAAGAGACCGGAATGGATATGACTGATGACAATGATGACGAAGCCTAGGAGGCGTATTGCGTACATCGGGGCTTGAATCGGGGCATGGATGAAGTTGCGGGAGTCAGCGTGGCTAACCTGCGGCGTTTTGGCGATTGAGTTTTGTCTGCTTACGGTGTTTTGTCTGCTTACGGTgccttgttttgttttgttttgaaGGCTGTTTGAAGACAGTCAAGGGATTGATTAGAACAAATTGCATGCATGAATAAATTTGGCAGTAATCATTGGCTTTTGTTACCGACGTACTATTATGAACCTGTCTGCCGTTATGGGGCTAATCGTTTTGACTAGCAGTGGATACTTGCTGCGCTTTGAAGATCAAGATCGGAATAGGTTGTCCCGTTTGAGGCTGCAAGTGGGTATGCGCTGCAGATCCCATCATCTGTCCAAGAACAATAGATATGGGGGGGCATCCATCTACATACTTCGTGCTTTGAGTTCCGTAAGTGGTTGGTTGCGAAGAGTCGTTGAATACAACGGAAGTCTTTTGCCGTCCACTATCATTCAAGCCATTAGCCTGTTTCAATAGCGGTATTCAATTGCGCTAACTTGTAATAGCTTCCCTTCTGCTCGGTAAAGCTCGCGTGCTCTAGGCAGGCCAGGCAGCCACTGCGACCACTAAAGTTAGCTGTCCCACTTGGTCGTTCGAGATGCCAACTTCACGGTTTGGCTCCGAAGACATAAAAATGCGCTTCATCTCCTCGTTTTCCCTCCATTAGTTTCCATCATTGGGCTTGTGGCTTCCAttccttcctctctcttttatgCCATTGTTAGTTGTAAGATTTTCAATCCTCTCGCTTTTGGCTTCCTCGGCCCATTGACGGCCTCATACATGCGCTGAGCCGATATCCCTGAAAGAAACTGAAACTCTGAACATCTTTCGCTGGCGGCTTGCGTTGTAGCTGCACTCGTCTTTCAAGATGAACATGGGAAACATTCTGCTGAATCTTGATCTGCTGCTGAGTCGCAATGGGTTTCCATTCTCGGGCCAGCTCCAAAACAACCGCATCGCTCGGCGCAACACGCCGTCTGGAGCTCATGACCTTATCCTGCAACCAGACACGCCCGAGAGTGCGCGCGACGGGAAGCTTTGGATTGTGGACAGAATAATGGAGCCGCAAACAATCCCCCATTTTCTCGAGTCCATGACGTTTGGAATTCTTTCCGATGGTTCCAAGTCAGCCTTTCCGCCACTCTCCGAGGAGGTTGTTGTGCTGATGCAGCAGCCCATGGCAACCTGGGCGCCGGCTCCATATGACGCCAGCCATGATATTCTTATACAGCAACTCATGATTCGCATTGGCTCTCATGAGGATGGATCGCGTTTGGTGCCCATAGAAAAGGGGCTTCACGCAATGAAGTCGCGGATATGGGAAGGCATCATGCCCCTTTCTGAGAGGCGCTGGAAAGACCTTTCCCTCGACTCTCCGCAAAACTTCCACGCGGCCTGCCAGTATATTGCCGGTGTGACAAACGTGTTTCACTATCTGAATCTTCCCCCGATCAAGGCTGCTCTTCGAGAGACTTATAACCTAATGTGGGGACATTTACGCCATTTCGAAGATGCGCTCAATGCCAAGAATAGGCTGGAGCAGAAACCAGAGGTTCAAATTGCGGCAAGATGGCATGAGTATATCAAGGCCCACTTCAACTCTGTCTCTCTACACGCCCACCGCTGGGTTATAGACAGCGTTGATCGTCTCCGCCGCCCTATCCTTAAAGAGCTCGAGACAAATACCTCGTCAACTGGGCTTGGGCCTGACCCGCAGCAGTGGGATTTGACAAACAAGCTTCATGATCTGTTGGAAAATGCAGCCCAAGCTGATTCAGGCATCTTTCTGCCGATGGATGGATATGAAGGAGAAAGCCTTCGTTCGCAGGACGATGCGCCGCCACGCCCTGGTGCCAACGAGCCGTATCGCACGGAACCCATCACCTTCTCGGCGAACACGCACGCTAGGAAGGGCGATTACTACTTGAGACTAAAATATCTTTCACGGACTGAGCTGTGGCTCGGCCACGAACGTCCAACCGATCAACCCCCTGAGCCCGGCCTGCCAACTGGCTTTGATCTGATGTCAAATACTGCACAGAGTGCTTATAGCCAAGTCACAGCTCAAGAGAAGACAAGATTAGAACTTCGAGGACCGCCAGTACCTTTGGGGTGTCCACTCTGGGTGGAAATGGCGAACCGATATCTCAGTACGCCGAATAACTTTGAATGGGGCTTCGTGGCGTACCGCCTTTCCCACGATCACACGGATGAAGAGTGGGAGCTGTTCAAGACCAAATTCGAGGCTGATGTGGAGAATTGGGGCCATGAGCTGAATGGAATCGACAATATTAGAGGACGTTCGGTGGTCCATTGGCTAGATGCTAAGGATTTGGACGTCGCTGATGACGATGTTGATGCCCTTAGAACGTACGTATTGACCTGCACACCCTTTCGTTTACGAGGAACCATGGACTAATCAGGTGCACatcttatagtaaattcCAAGAGTTCCGTGAATCAGCAGACTTCCCATCTGGTGTCCTCAGTGATATCCTCCTTGGTGCAGACAAGGGCGTCATCGACTCCTATCTCCACCCAACACCGGAACAGGGCGGATTCGTCATGGCCATTGATGCTGATTTCGATCCCAATGAAGTTGATGATGAGCGTTCAGAGGAGTCGCCGGGCTATAGTGGTGTCGTGCGTGTGCTTGGAAGCATTCTCTGGGACGATCTTGGCGCTCTTGTcaagacgcagacgcagcatTTGTTCGACGTGTGGCCGCTTGCGATGAATCACCCGCATAACGTGTATGAAGGGCCGCTTGGTGAGATTCAGTAAGCTGATGTTTTGGCTTTTTGAGGAacatcacttttttttttggagatttCGTGTATATTTTGTGATTTGGCTTCAAGAGGTTTTATATTGTGTCTAGTTTGTATGATATTGGAAAGGAGCTCATAAATAAGAATAGCTAAGAAAAATTGCTGAAAATGGTAAACAGttagaaaatatagtaaacAATACGTTGTATTAAGATTTTTGGCTGCTGCAAATTAAAAATTAGTGTCCAGCTGGGCTGAGCCGAGCTGTCCAGCTGACCGCCATCATGGGATCGTCATAGTGGCATCACATCTAATGAATAATATACGCAACATGAGGAATATCACGAAAAGGATTGTCGCAAATTGTCAATCCATTCTTCTCACGCAGAGAAGATGTGTTTGTGTGAAACGTTCCTATTTGTGTGACAGATCACTTCATATACAAAAGACCATGACCGAAATCGACAAGATCGGCCGCTTCATCGAAGCGATGAAGACAGTATATGGCCCATTTGACGAATTATCAAATGACGATGCACTCAGTTGGAATTTCCCCGATGAtcctggagctggaggccaTCGTGGTAGGTATCTCTGGACGGACGCTTTCGGAGTTGTCAATTTCATCACGCTGTTTAAAGAAACAGCCAAACCAAAGTATCTTACGCTGGCTAAGCGTCTTGTCACAACGGTACATGATGTTCTCGGCCGAACAAGAGATGGAGGCAAGAGACTTGACGGCGCTACGGATGAGGAGCCCTTGAGAGGAGGATTGAGAATCGGCAAAATGGATGCCAAGGGacacgatggcgatggacaGTATCATCACTATCTTACACTCTGGATGTTTGCGCTGAACCGCCTCTCCATTGCGGCGGACGAGGTGGAGTATAACGATCTGGCTATACAGTTGGCGAGATCCATTCACCCTCGCTTTCTCATGCATTGCCTGTCTGGAGATGTGCGAATGGTGTGGAAGATTACCGTTGATATGAAGAATGTGCTTGTCCAGACAGAGGGCCATCTCGATGCAGCGACGGGATACGTTGTATACAAACTTCTTCAGAGCACGGCAGCGAAACAAGGCCATCGAAATGGTGTGCTGAATCAAGAAATCAGCGATTACTGGAACCTCATGACGCGAAAGGGAAGTCTTTCTCCAGGAAACGACTTCTTAGACCTAGGAATGGGCCTTTGGATGTGCCATATATGGCGAGATGAGCCATGGGCTATGAAACTCTCCGACAAGGCTCTGGTCAGGGTCGAAGAGCTGCTCGGCCAAGATTCCGCGGTGATGCACCGAAGTGCATCCCAGAGATTGGCTTTTCGCGAGTTTGGCACCTGTGTTGGCGTTGCGTGCTGGGATGTGAATGATTATTTGGAAAGTCGGGTGGCGGCTTTGGTTCAATTCTGGGATAAGCATTTGGATAGCAAGGATACGGAGGATGAGTTGAAGCCGATATCGCGAGTTATGTATGCGACGGCTTTGAATGCTGGAGGTGAGGCTGTTTGGATTCTGAGAATTGCGTGCTGTTCTTTTGGCTGACTTTGAGTAGCATTCCGGAGAGGATACCTTGAGAACGACGAATGATGGATCATAGATTTCGCCACAGGGATCGATCAGAGTTTGTGTATGATGTGTTTTCTGAAGTAGCATGACCGCGGCGGAGTTATTCATTGGTCCTCGTAGTATCGATGATGCTGGCGTTGCTTTAGTTACTTGAGAAGCCAGTGTATTCAATCTCCATTCGGAGATTGTTAGTCACTAATTAGTAAAGTCggattttataaaacatCAAGTCAACAAAATGAGCAAGAACCCGTTGTTATACTGTCAGTTGCTGGAGATAAAACATCGAGCTGCGGGCCAGCATTTCCCAAAACTCCTGATTAGGCAACTGTTCCACCCTATTGCCGGCTCTAGGCGATGTCGTCGTGCTATTGGATCGCCAATTGGCAGTGGGTGGACTAGCAGCTCTAACCTTGCTGCACACGTTTTGCACTCATAGAGGCTCTTTTACTACTTAAAGACGATGCTTTTGTCTTCATCAAGTCAATGATTTACAATTGATTCCTTTAATTTACATCTAATCGGCATATTTGCGAAACTAGAAGCTATTTTACTCAGGGCGCATTTGTATTGCAAATATTCTCACAATGACTCAATTAACTCTAGCGTCCACATATAAAATGAAGTCGGGGTACGAGATTCCCGTTCTGGGCTTTGGGGTTTGTGACAATCCAGCATAATTCCGAGTACAGTATAGCAATTGACCGAGAACTCATAGACCGCAGCTGGAGCCAGCGAGGGGTTCAAAATCGGGCACGACAAGGCCGTCGTGGCTATTGTCCATGCACTAAAAGCCGGATACAGACATTTTGATTCTGCACGCATGTATGACAGCGAAAAGGCCTGTGGGGAAGCAATCAGGCTATCGGGCATCCCTCGCGAGGAGATTTTCGTAACCACCAAAGTCCGCAAGGGCGGATACAAAGAGACCAAGAAGGCTGTTGAGAAGAGTCTTCAGGAAACGGGTCTGGACTACATCGACTTATATCTCAACCATAGCCCGTACGGCGGCTCAGAGGCGAGAAAAGGAACGTGGAAGGCCTTGGTAGAAGCAAAAAGCGAAGGGAAGATTCGATCTATTGGAGTGTCCAACTATGGCGTGCACCATCTTGAGGAGACCCTGGCATACATCAAGGAGCTTGAGGGCGAGCTTGGCGAAGGAAATGCAGGGGAGATTAGCGTTGGCCAGTGGGAGCTGCATCCCTGGTTGGCGCATCCAGACATTGTCGAATGGTGCAATAAGCATGGGGTTGTGATAGAAGCGTATTGCCCAATTACCAAGGGACAGAGATTCGACGAACCGCAAGTGCAGGCTCTTATGAAGAAGTATGGGAAGACGGGGGCACAGATTTTATTGCGGTGGAGTCTACAAAAGGTGTGTAATCGCCGATGCTTGAGAGCTTTATTGAGTTTCCATTCTAACAAATAGTTTATAGGGCTTTGTCCCTTTGCCAAAGAGCGAGACACCTTCTAGAATTGAGGCTAATGCGGAGCTCTACGATTTTGAATTGACGGAAGAGGATATGGCAACACTGGATATTGACTCTTATTCACCAACGACGTGGGATCCTACAGTCAGCCCTCTTGATAATTAAAGGGAGTAACGTTCACCCCCCAAAATACATCTCTTGGAAAATATAGAGCAATGGGAATGGGTCTTTAACGTGGGCTAGAGTCATTATTACACTAAAAGACGGGAGGACACTGTTTGCCGCCGCTTTCAGCTGGTGTTTGGCGCCATTTCAAGCGGCTTTTACAGCGAGAGGATCGGCTACGTATATTATGAACAGATATACCATACTAACATTTAGATATTCGacattttatattttaaaatttggCTTGGAAAGTTTATCAATCAATATCTACAGCCTTGCAAGCTGTATGGCGTCCCAATGACAATCTACACAATCCTTAATCTCCCTTTAGCAACTTGATTCGCTCTATATCTCTAACCAGATGATGCACGTCTAtctacttcttctcatcTAGGTTTAGCTACCAGGTCTAGCTCTGCCTACTTGAATCATTCTCAGATACTTTATCCACTCTTAGCTGCAGAGCCACTCTCAACCTCCCAAAACTTTCTATATCTTGCCACAGCACCTCGACCatctttccttcctttatcATTACGCCTTCCAACACGTCGAGGACACTTCTCCCCAACACGTTGAAGCCACTCCTCGTcaggttgctgctgcaaacaATAATCGGGCGTGGCCTTCGCCTGGAGCAGAATTTCAACAATATCCCAATAGCCGCCGATGATGGCAGCATTCAATGCACTGCCATACATTCCACCGCGCGCGTCAACGTCAGCTCCTCTACTCAACAGCAGCTGTACTGACTCGGTTTGGCCTGAGAAGGCGGCTGCCTGCAGAGCCGATCCGAAAATTCCCCCCTGGGCATTGACGTCGATGCCTGGGCATTGTTCGAGAAGGAACTTTGTCCTCGCCGAGACAATGTTAATATCGCTAGGAAGGTCTTCATTCTGTAGTAGCACTGGCGCACATGCCGTCTGGAGTGCGAATCCAAATATGCCACCCTTAATATTGGCGTCAGCACCAAGTTCGAGCAGAAAACCGAGTATGTCATGCCATTCCTGCATAAGTCCATATCTTGTATCCCATTCTTCTATGGCGGCGTTTAAAGCGGTGCCATATTCTTTGTGCACATGGTTGATATCGATGGCCTGATCGAGTAAAAGTCGGAGCACATCAACGCTTCTGCCCTGAGCGGCTGCGTACCAGGCTGCGTAGTTGTGGTGACGAACGTCTGCTCCCAATTCAATCAGTAGTCGCACCAACTTCTCATCACCATATCTACAGGCAATAGTGAGCGGTGCTTCGTATTTTTCATGGTTCACATTTACATTAGCGCCGTGTTTGATCAGTAACTGTACCAGTTGTACCACATCATTTCCCCGGCGGCAACTGGCACAGGCGGCTCCAAGCGCTGTCCCATGTTTGCCAGCTTCTGCATTTATATCAGCGCCATGTTTGAG
This window encodes:
- a CDS encoding uncharacterized protein (MEROPS:MER0011829), producing MLKFKRAYSTGFANAIPPAKLKYVPTSGTYPKGFLASGVFVGVKPGNTSKPDLALVTSDRPASAAAVFTKNKFQAAPVTFSRRILQSKANAGLRSVIVNSGNANAVTGVGGLEDAASMARTTDQRVGSDDSTLVMSTGVIGQRLPIQKIVDHIPMAYHHAGESHRHWLDCAKAICTTDTFPKLMSRSFELPSSPGVEYRIAGMTKGAGMMAPNLATMLTILATDAPIAPSLMNPLLKYSVDRSFNALTIDGDTSTNDTVALLANGAAGGKEISSEQSADYEAFKELLTDFSAELAKYLVRDGEGATKFVTIRVVDGASEEASREIARAIARSPLVKTALYGKDANWGRILCAAGYALISPPGQPVNDVPEIIPERTSVSFVPTDGSAELKLLVNGEPENVDEQRASEILEMEDLEILVRLGTGDKSIVHWTCDFSHDYVTINGDYRT
- the HIS3_2 gene encoding imidazoleglycerol-phosphate dehydratase, coding for MASPLPVRAAALSRDTNETSIQIALSIDGGELPQDADPRLLEATSAHASQTSKSQVISINTGIGFLDHMLHALAKHAGWSMALNCKGDLHIDDHHTAEDCCIAVGATFAKALGALTGVARFGYAYAPLDEALSRAVVDLSNRPYTVVDLGLKREYLGQLSCEMIPHCLQSFAQAARITLHVDCLRGDNDHHRAESAFKALAVAIRMATTRVQGREGEVPSTKGTLSA
- a CDS encoding uncharacterized protein (BUSCO:EOG092D0UBQ) translates to MEKFLRDWRQDALNKAQYESAIFIGDKLLALTHDDNDAFWLAQVHFATGNYTRAQAFLSKQDLISRNPACRYLAGHCLIKQSRFEEALAVLGERNPTHLISNGPSNKRKASAQPRGGRRRDDDAGDEEAATRRFEAAMCFLRGICYAKQNAFDRAKECYKDAVRIDVQCFEAFQQLMKNSLLSPDEEWQFLDSLDFDSIHLSGDPKSSQEAAEFTKMLYTTRLSKYRNPAAFDTAYDSLSTHYQLAANPDLQLARADLLYTQCRYRDALTITNAILEEDKYNFAIYPVHLACLYELKMKNLLFLIAHDLADSHPEEPCTWLAVGIYYFSIKKIAEARRYFSKASMMDAHFGPAWIGFAHTFAEEGEHDQAISAYSTAARLFMGTHLPQIFLGMQNHALNNMTIAEEFLKTAYGLCKSDPLLLNEMGIVKYHQDKPKEAIQYFTAALKVADENDSEPSAWLAARTNLGHAFRRLRHFNRALAEFDEVLRAGGKDAAIFSAKGLILMEQNRPQEAVVVLHEALAIHPQDSIATELLNKALEETALVDGAAEDEAEDLADFEQHLERRKLEASHKVNGKRTGRGTMDKGKGRLGRRRTMLIDDEEEREETGMDMTDDNDDEA
- a CDS encoding uncharacterized protein (EggNog:ENOG41); protein product: MNMGNILLNLDLLLSRNGFPFSGQLQNNRIARRNTPSGAHDLILQPDTPESARDGKLWIVDRIMEPQTIPHFLESMTFGILSDGSKSAFPPLSEEVVVLMQQPMATWAPAPYDASHDILIQQLMIRIGSHEDGSRLVPIEKGLHAMKSRIWEGIMPLSERRWKDLSLDSPQNFHAACQYIAGVTNVFHYLNLPPIKAALRETYNLMWGHLRHFEDALNAKNRLEQKPEVQIAARWHEYIKAHFNSVSLHAHRWVIDSVDRLRRPILKELETNTSSTGLGPDPQQWDLTNKLHDLLENAAQADSGIFLPMDGYEGESLRSQDDAPPRPGANEPYRTEPITFSANTHARKGDYYLRLKYLSRTELWLGHERPTDQPPEPGLPTGFDLMSNTAQSAYSQVTAQEKTRLELRGPPVPLGCPLWVEMANRYLSTPNNFEWGFVAYRLSHDHTDEEWELFKTKFEADVENWGHELNGIDNIRGRSVVHWLDAKDLDVADDDVDALRTKFQEFRESADFPSGVLSDILLGADKGVIDSYLHPTPEQGGFVMAIDADFDPNEVDDERSEESPGYSGVVRVLGSILWDDLGALVKTQTQHLFDVWPLAMNHPHNVYEGPLGEIQ